The following are encoded in a window of Castanea sativa cultivar Marrone di Chiusa Pesio chromosome 5, ASM4071231v1 genomic DNA:
- the LOC142634607 gene encoding protein ACCELERATED CELL DEATH 6-like — translation MARNVWAMVRGKLQKCGTRIQTFHLLARQLMEKLTREEQELWAMVAWSIWNARNRFYFEDTQNMIELLNEEGQNILHVAAMFGKVKVVTYMLKRHDLNVEMLINNKDQNGNTPLHLATMKGHPRVVWHLTWDKRVDLKALNKEGNRALDIALNGSGEDPSFGEQLTWEALRYVSGPRETPQSSKVGKALSADKYKERTDTLLLVATLVATVTFAAAFTMPGGYNGPGGMATFLEKPMFRVFVISNTIAMYSAITAVIGPIWAHFGDRKLFIAAYEFSLPILGLAITMVTLAFMAGKKSSLLYICCLYTEFGIGHACSDGEH, via the exons ATGGCCAGGAATGTATGGGCGATGGTTAGAGGGAAGCTACAGAAGTGTGGGACAAGAATACAGACCTTCCACCTCCTAGCTAGACAGCTGATGGAGAAACTCACGAGAGAAGAGCAAGAATTATGGGCGATGGTTGCATGGTCCATTTGGAATGCTAGGAACCGGTTCTACTTCGAAGATACACAGA ATATGATTGAGTTGCTCAACGAAGAGGGTCAAAACATTTTGCACGTAGCTGCTATGTTTGGGAAAGTCAAAGTGGTAACTTATATGCTGAAAAGACATGATCTTAATGTTGAAATGCTTATCAATAATAAAGACCAAAATGGAAACACGCCTTTACATTTGGCCACCATGAAAGGGCATCCTAGGGTTGTTTGGCATTTGACATGGGACAAAAGAGTTGATTTAAAGGCTTTGAATAAAGAAGGCAACAGAGCGCTTGACATTGCATTGAACGGCAGTGGGGAAGATCCCTCATTTGGAGAG CAATTGACATGGGAAGCCTTGAGATATGTTAGTGGCCCAAGGGAGACCCCGCAAAGTTCAAAGGTTGGAAAGGCACTAAGCGCAGACAAATACAAGGAAAGGACTGACACTCTCTTGTTGGTCGCAACCCTTGTGGCCACTGTAACTTTTGCTGCGGCTTTCACCATGCCAGGTGGCTACAACGGCCCTGGAGGAATGGCAACTTTCCTAGAAAAGCCCATGTTCCGAGTGTTCGTAATTAGCAACACCATAGCTATGTATAGCGCCATTACTGCTGTTATTGGTCCCATTTGGGCCCATTTTGGTGATCGTAAGCTGTTCATTGCTGCCTATGAGTTTAGCTTGCCAATATTGGGACTAGCTATAACAATGGTCACCTTAGCATTCATGGCAG GGAAGAAGAGTAGTCTCCTCTACATATGTTGTCTGTATACGGAGTTTGGCATTGGACATGCTTGCAGCGATGGAgaacattaa
- the LOC142634608 gene encoding protein ACCELERATED CELL DEATH 6-like, with protein sequence MEVSSVPTKDGSIAEMNTQHDNAMQEDPKWHYDSIITKLRDAECSLLLERFFDSNTLLHVAASLGHDQIVEAILSKQQCQQELLSATNSTGDLPLHVAANAGHLPIVVQFLGRPCRKHQELLKAQNSNGDLPLHLAANAGHLSIVQHLVKSHLYQELLMVKNSNGDLPLHVAANAGHLSIVQQLVEPSHQCRELLMAKNSNGDHPLHVAANAGHLSIVQYLFSFSYEYQEQLNSENSEASDDPGSVESSIKQQLNDLTSKLLWGKNYEGNTPLHLALIKKYEEVDVNLKSKYNEVAEFLIEKDPAVCNYRNKASKNPRRLAEEAKDEDLSKLISDLAPPERTKRGGAAIPKNILERRPEDKPKKIVPRKCNSIKVTSMDGELYKAVRRRDIDFILKKAQDPEHSALSDKTPELNTILHLAAASSGDHQFVESILEIQPCQKFVTEKNSNGDLPLHVAASAGNVQIVEHLVKWSDKHLKDHCNCVPLVEKNMEENTPLHLALIKKVAKYNKVAKFLVEKCPEVSFYPNKERKSPLYLAAEGGDEELVKLMITTNCLPHGKSIVHAALYYLRAIDLQYGRSIVHTAIYGSFTARKFWFHLSANIYGSHSNGVPDILDTVLKSLPDDILKEKDDKGTTPLFYAASMGYLDGVEILLKKPTKCCAYERDTDGYYPIHIASKKGHIQVIKKFLDKYPDMIELLNEEGQNILHVAAMYGKVKVVTYMLKRHEMLINNKDQNGNTPLHLATMKGHPRVVWHLTWDKRVDLKALNKEGKRALDIALNDSGKDPSFGEQLTWEALRYVSGPRETPQSSKVGKTLSADKYKERTDSLLLVATLVATVTFAAAFTMPGGYNGPGGMATFLEKPMFQVFVISNTIAMYSAITAVIGLIWAHLGDLKLFIAAYEFSLPILGLAITMVTLAFMAGSYLVLRDLNWLAYLVLGIGSFFLFTLSIIFFPLFLPNSSPHPIIRCLLRYPFYLLIMFTRCDTDDREEE encoded by the exons ATGGAGGTGTCCTCAGTGCCAACGAAGGATGGTTCCATTGCTGAAATGAATACACAGCATGATAATGCAATGCAAGAAGATCCTAAATGGCACTATGATTCCATCATAACAAAATTGCGAGATGCAGAATGTTCTCTTCTCCTTGAAAGATTCTTCGACTCAAATACACTTCTTCATGTTGCAGCAAGCTTAGGCCATGATCAGATCGTAGAAGCGATCCTCTCGAAACAACAGTGCCAGCAAGAACTTTTATCGGCAACGAACTCCACTGGCGACCTTCCTCTTCATGTAGCTGCAAATGCTGGGCATCTGCCTATAGTCGTTCAATTTTTGGGCAGGCCGTGTCGCAAGCATCAAGAACTTTTAAAGGCACAAAACTCCAATGGCGACCTTCCTCTTCATTTAGCTGCAAATGCTGGGCATCTATCCATAGTTCAACATCTGGTCAAGTCTCACCTGTATCAGGAACTTTTAATGGTAAAAAACTCCAATGGCGACCTCCCTCTTCATGTAGCTGCCAATGCTGGTCATCTGTCCATAGTTCAACAATTGGTCGAGCCTTCTCACCAGTGTCGAGAACTTTTAATGGCAAAAAACTCCAATGGCGACCATCCTCTTCATGTAGCTGCAAATGCTGGGCATCTGTCTATAGTTCAATATTTGTTCTCATTTTCTTACGAGTACCAAGAACAATTAAATTCAGAGAACTCAGAAGCCAGTGACGACCCTGGTTCAGTTGAGTCCTCTATAAAGCAGCAGCTAAATGATTTAACTTCTAAACTACTATGGGGGAAAAATTATGAGGGGAATACTCCTCTGCACCTGgccttgataaaaaaatatgaagaggTGGACGTGAATTTGAAATCCAAGTACAACGAGGTGGCTgagtttttaattgaaaaagatCCAGCAGTGTGCAATTATAGGAATAAAGCAAGCAAGAATCCTCGACGTTTGGCAGAAGAAGCTAAAGATGAGGACCTTTCGAAGCTCATATCTG ATTTGGCACCGCCAGAACGTACTAAAAGGGGAGGCGCCGCtattccaaaaaatatattagagcGTAGGCCCGAAGATAAGCCGAAAAAGATAGTTCCCCGCAAATGCAACTCAATAAAAGTTACAAGCATGGATGGTGAATTGTACAAGGCTGTGAGGCGTCGGGATATTGATTTTATCCTAAAAAAAGCGCAAGATCCAGAACATTCTGCTCTCTCTGACAAAACCCCCGAACTAAATACGATCCTTCATCTTGCTGCTGCAAGCTCAGGCGATCATCAATTTGTAGAATCGATCCTGGAGATCCAACCGTGCCAAAAATTTGTTACGGAAAAGAACTCCAATGGCGACCTTCCTCTTCATGTAGCTGCAAGTGCTGGGAATGTACAAATAGTGGAACATTTAGTCAAGTGGTCTGACAAGCACTTGAAAGATCACTGTAATTGTGTACCACTAGTGGAGAAAAATATGGAGGAGAATACTCCTTTGCACCTAGCCTTGATAAAAAAGGTGGCCAAGTACAATAAGGTGGCCAAGTTCTTGGTTGAGAAATGTCCAGAAGTGTCCTTTTATCCAAATAAGGAACGCAAGTCTCCTCTCTATTTGGCGGCAGAAGGAGGAGATGAGGAACTCGTGAAGCTCATGATAACTACAAACTGCCTGCCACATGGAAAATCAATTGTGCACGCTGCCCTTTATTATCTCAGGGCAATTGACCTGCAATATGGCAGGTCAATTGTTCACACCGCCATTTATGGTTCGTTTACTGCGAGGAAATTTTGGT TTCATTTGAGTGCTAACATTTATG GCTCCCACTCAAATG GTGTACCAGATATCCTAGATACTGTTTTGAAAAGCCTACCAGATGATATCCTCAAAGAGAAAGACGATAAAGGCACGACTCCTCTTTTCTATGCTGCATCAATGGGTTATCTTGACGGTGTTGAAATCTTACtaaaaaaacctacaaaatgtTGTGCATATGAGAGAGATACGGATGGCTATTATCCCATTCATATAGCATCCAAGAAAGGTCATATTCAGGTAATTAAAAAGTTTCTTGATAAATATCCAGATATGATTGAGTTGCTCAACGAAGAGGGTCAAAACATTTTGCACGTAGCTGCTATGTACGGGAAAGTCAAAGTGGTAACTTATATGCTGAAAAGACATGAAATGCTTATCAATAATAAAGACCAAAATGGAAACACGCCTTTACATTTGGCCACCATGAAAGGGCATCCTAGGGTTGTTTGGCATTTGACATGGGACAAAAGAGTTGATTTAAAGGCTTTGAATAAAGAAGGCAAGAGAGCGCTTGACATTGCACTGAACGACAGTGGGAAAGATCCCTCATTTGGAGAG CAATTGACATGGGAAGCCTTGAGATATGTTAGTGGCCCAAGGGAGACCCCGCAAAGTTCAAAGGTTGGAAAGACACTAAGCGCAGACAAATACAAAGAAAGGACTGACAGTCTCTTGTTGGTAGCAACCCTTGTGGCCACTGTAACTTTTGCTGCGGCTTTCACCATGCCAGGTGGCTACAACGGCCCTGGAGGAATGGCAACTTTCCTAGAAAAGCCCATGTTCCAAGTGTTCGTAATTAGCAACACTATAGCTATGTATAGCGCCATTACTGCTGTTATTGGTCTCATTTGGGCCCATTTAGGTGATCTTAAGCTGTTCATTGCTGCCTATGAGTTTAGCTTGCCAATATTGGGACTAGCTATAACAATGGTCACCTTAGCATTCATGGCAGGTAGTTATCTAGTATTGAGAGACCTCAATTGGCTTGCCTATCTAGTTTTGGGCATTggctcatttttccttttcactcTCTCGATAatattttttccactttttttacCAAATTCCTCGCCCCATCCTATCATTCGTTGCCTCCTCCGCTACCCATTTTACCTTCTGATTATGTTTACTAGATGTGACACTGATGATAGGGAAGAAGAATAG